The Roseibaca calidilacus genome has a window encoding:
- the rpsO gene encoding 30S ribosomal protein S15: protein MSITAEDKEATIKQFARAEGDTGSPEVQVAVLTKRISNLTEHFKTHKKDNHSRRGLLKLVATRRKLLDYLRGKDEARYRVLISKLGIRR from the coding sequence ATGTCGATCACTGCAGAAGACAAAGAAGCCACCATCAAGCAATTCGCGCGCGCCGAAGGTGACACTGGTTCGCCCGAAGTGCAGGTTGCCGTGCTGACCAAGCGCATTTCCAACCTGACCGAGCATTTCAAGACGCACAAGAAGGACAACCATTCCCGCCGCGGCCTGCTGAAGCTGGTCGCCACGCGCCGGAAACTGTTGGACTACCTGCGCGGCAAGGACGAAGCACGTTACCGCGTGCTGATCTCGAAGCTGGGCATCCGCCGCTAA
- a CDS encoding alpha/beta fold hydrolase → MRVLLAAIAAILMALSIWQLEQDRSGLTIRPLEGTGTTPASLYLRDTDAKAPVVVIAHGFAGSRQLMEPFALTLAQAGYLVASFDFEGHGRNPVPMSGDVTSPDGTTRLLMAETARVARAALAHPRADGRLAYLGHSMASDIVIRQALSDPPGDAVVAVSMFSQAVTGAEPVNLLAVSGAWETRLVQESLRVLRLTDPEAQLGQTTGDPAQGTGRRAVAAPMVEHVGVLYSQTALAEARDWLDAAFGRSSDGPVPARGGWIALLLVATAALGWPMARSLPRARMACPQPGRRGFWLAALVPALVTPLLLAPFDLRFLPVLVADYLAVHLAVYGAITLVFCWRLGLLRGQFPARAFWVAGAVAVFGIAVFGGVLDRYVASFVPHAGRVPVVAGLALGAVPFLLGDAILSAGGRAPVWRVLVLRVAFLASLALAVALDFEGLFFLVIILPVIVLFFLLFGTMGGWVGRRTGLPAAAGIGLGLVLAWSLGVSFPMFNAI, encoded by the coding sequence ATGCGTGTTCTTCTTGCCGCAATCGCTGCAATCCTGATGGCGCTGTCAATCTGGCAGCTGGAACAGGACCGGTCCGGTCTGACAATTCGCCCGTTAGAGGGCACCGGGACAACCCCCGCCAGCCTGTATCTGCGCGACACTGACGCAAAGGCGCCCGTGGTTGTGATCGCCCATGGCTTTGCCGGGTCACGGCAGTTGATGGAGCCTTTCGCCCTGACCCTCGCGCAAGCAGGCTATCTTGTCGCCAGTTTCGATTTTGAGGGGCACGGGCGCAACCCGGTGCCCATGTCGGGGGATGTCACATCCCCCGACGGCACCACGCGGCTGCTGATGGCAGAGACCGCGCGTGTCGCGCGTGCCGCCCTTGCTCATCCGCGCGCCGATGGTCGGCTGGCCTATCTGGGGCATTCCATGGCCTCTGACATTGTGATCCGGCAGGCGCTGTCCGACCCGCCGGGCGATGCCGTTGTGGCGGTGTCGATGTTCAGCCAAGCCGTGACCGGGGCAGAGCCTGTCAACCTGCTGGCCGTGTCGGGCGCATGGGAAACGCGGCTGGTGCAAGAATCGCTGCGCGTGTTGCGGCTGACAGACCCGGAGGCCCAACTTGGCCAGACCACGGGCGACCCCGCGCAGGGCACCGGGCGGCGTGCGGTCGCAGCGCCGATGGTTGAACATGTCGGTGTGCTATATTCCCAAACCGCCTTGGCAGAGGCCCGAGATTGGCTGGATGCCGCTTTTGGGCGTAGCAGCGACGGCCCGGTGCCTGCGCGCGGCGGGTGGATCGCGCTGCTGCTGGTGGCCACCGCGGCGCTGGGCTGGCCTATGGCGCGCAGTTTGCCGCGCGCGCGAATGGCATGCCCGCAGCCGGGGCGGCGCGGTTTCTGGCTGGCGGCGCTTGTCCCGGCGCTGGTCACACCGCTGCTGCTTGCGCCGTTTGACCTTAGGTTTCTGCCAGTGCTGGTTGCGGATTACCTTGCGGTGCATCTGGCCGTTTACGGTGCGATAACGCTGGTTTTCTGCTGGCGTCTGGGCCTGTTGCGCGGCCAGTTTCCGGCCCGCGCTTTCTGGGTCGCAGGGGCGGTGGCGGTATTTGGCATTGCAGTGTTTGGCGGCGTTCTGGACCGCTATGTCGCGTCTTTCGTGCCGCATGCCGGGCGTGTGCCCGTGGTCGCCGGATTGGCGCTTGGCGCGGTGCCCTTCCTGTTGGGCGATGCGATTCTCAGCGCAGGTGGCCGCGCCCCTGTCTGGCGCGTGTTGGTGCTGCGCGTGGCGTTTCTTGCGTCATTGGCGTTGGCGGTCGCGCTCGATTTCGAGGGCCTGTTCTTTCTGGTTATCATCCTGCCGGTGATCGTGCTGTTCTTCTTGCTATTTGGCACGATGGGCGGATGGGTCGGCCGGCGCACCGGCCTGCCTGCGGCCGCAGGTATTGGCCTTGGCCTGGTTTTGGCGTGGTCGCTCGGTGTCAGCTTCCCGATGTTCAACGCCATCTAG
- the paaI gene encoding hydroxyphenylacetyl-CoA thioesterase PaaI — protein sequence MTPQDLAEACAHAMWADDSASQRLGMSLDAVGPGHATLSMTITDHMTNGHGMCHGGYIFTLADSAFAFACNSYNQRVVAQHCAVSFLNPVARGTRLTATAQEVNRRGRSGIYDVRVRDDTGTVVAEFRGHSRSIKGTHLGEEA from the coding sequence ATGACCCCGCAAGACCTCGCCGAAGCCTGCGCCCATGCCATGTGGGCCGATGACAGCGCCAGCCAGCGCTTGGGCATGTCGCTGGACGCGGTCGGCCCCGGCCATGCCACCCTGTCCATGACCATCACCGACCACATGACCAACGGCCACGGTATGTGCCATGGCGGCTATATCTTCACGCTCGCGGACAGCGCCTTTGCCTTTGCGTGCAACAGCTACAACCAGCGCGTTGTCGCGCAGCATTGCGCGGTCAGTTTCCTGAACCCGGTCGCACGCGGCACGCGCCTGACCGCGACGGCGCAAGAGGTGAACCGCCGGGGGCGGTCTGGCATCTACGATGTGCGCGTAAGGGATGACACGGGCACTGTCGTTGCGGAATTCCGCGGCCATAGCCGCAGCATAAAGGGCACCCATCTGGGCGAGGAGGCGTAA
- a CDS encoding calcium-binding protein has protein sequence MWLLLGLLGSVTAMSVSDLFAPQPSGGTTTDEEADDPPSDEAAADLGGSAPLQLLLDYPDAQSDDVATTVPQGETGSSPALGLFDGLGERVHSSDTYPPQPAEAPQHLEGDLTENRLRGGAMNDSILGYGGADHLAGHGGDDWLDGGSGDDSLIGGAGDDTLFGSGGDDTLIGGLGNDLLSAGGGVNTLMAGDGDDTLLGQSGPSFLNGGAGNDLLHAGAGNLLHGGAGNDQFRLSGPSAVAGPVQILDYTAEEDEIQFTYDPAQGLPDLSITFDPNAPDLAEIRLAGEVLAQIANARGLSLSDITLIAQPGE, from the coding sequence ATGTGGTTGCTTTTGGGTTTGTTGGGGAGTGTGACAGCCATGTCGGTCAGCGATTTATTCGCGCCGCAGCCGTCTGGCGGCACCACCACCGATGAGGAGGCGGATGATCCACCCTCGGATGAAGCGGCTGCCGATCTAGGCGGATCTGCCCCGCTGCAATTGCTCTTGGATTATCCCGATGCCCAGAGTGACGACGTTGCGACCACAGTGCCGCAGGGCGAAACCGGGTCCAGCCCGGCGCTGGGCCTGTTCGATGGTTTGGGGGAACGTGTGCACAGTTCCGACACTTACCCGCCGCAGCCCGCCGAGGCGCCGCAACATCTGGAAGGTGACCTGACCGAAAACCGCCTGCGCGGCGGTGCGATGAACGATTCGATCCTCGGTTACGGCGGGGCGGATCATCTTGCCGGTCATGGCGGGGATGACTGGCTGGATGGCGGCAGCGGCGATGACAGCCTGATCGGGGGTGCGGGGGATGACACCCTGTTCGGCAGTGGCGGCGACGACACCCTGATCGGGGGCTTGGGCAATGACCTGCTATCCGCTGGGGGTGGCGTGAACACACTCATGGCTGGCGATGGTGACGACACGCTCTTGGGGCAATCAGGGCCAAGTTTTCTGAATGGTGGCGCTGGTAATGACCTGTTGCACGCAGGGGCGGGCAATCTGTTGCACGGCGGTGCGGGAAATGACCAGTTTCGCTTGTCAGGCCCATCTGCGGTGGCGGGTCCGGTCCAGATACTCGACTACACAGCGGAGGAAGACGAAATACAGTTCACCTACGACCCGGCCCAAGGTCTGCCGGACCTGAGCATCACCTTTGACCCTAACGCACCTGACCTTGCCGAAATACGTCTGGCGGGAGAGGTGCTTGCACAGATCGCAAATGCGCGCGGGCTGAGCCTGTCGGACATCACGCTGATCGCGCAGCCCGGTGAATAG
- the paaK gene encoding phenylacetate--CoA ligase PaaK: MEDLSPKPGDLDPIETASRDEIAALQLERLKWSLTHAYTGSSFYRAKFDAAGVHPDDLRTLADLAKFPFTVKADLRDTYPFGMFAAPREQLVRLHASSGTTGKPTVVGYTQGDIDRWADLVARSIRAAGGRKGDIVHVAYGYGLFTGGLGAHYGAERLGCTVVPVSGGMTERQVTLITDFKPRVIMVTPSYMLSILDACHKAGIDPRDTSLAVGIFGAEPWTNAMRAEIEQAFDMHAVDIYGLSEVMGPGVAQECVETKDGLHLWEDHFYPEIIDPETGAVLPDGEMGELVFTTLTKEGLPIIRYRTRDLTRLLPGTARSMRRIEKITGRSDDMIILRGVNIFPTQVEEQILKCAGLAPHFQIELTRTGRMDDMTIHAEATPQAATDDARAASARDLAHHVKSTLGVSAKVVVHTPGGAPRSEGKAKRVVDNRPKAV, from the coding sequence ATGGAAGACCTGTCCCCCAAACCGGGCGATCTGGACCCGATCGAGACCGCCTCGCGCGATGAGATTGCCGCCCTGCAACTGGAGCGGCTGAAATGGTCGCTGACCCATGCCTATACCGGGTCGTCCTTCTACCGCGCCAAGTTCGACGCGGCGGGTGTGCACCCCGACGACCTGCGCACGCTGGCCGACCTTGCGAAATTCCCCTTCACCGTCAAAGCCGACCTGCGCGACACTTACCCCTTCGGCATGTTCGCTGCCCCGCGCGAGCAGTTGGTGCGGTTGCATGCGTCGTCCGGCACCACGGGCAAACCCACGGTCGTGGGCTATACCCAAGGCGATATCGACCGCTGGGCCGATCTTGTCGCGCGGTCCATCCGGGCCGCAGGTGGGCGTAAAGGCGACATCGTGCATGTGGCCTATGGCTACGGGTTGTTCACCGGCGGGCTTGGCGCGCATTACGGGGCGGAACGGCTGGGCTGCACGGTGGTTCCCGTGTCGGGGGGCATGACCGAACGGCAGGTCACGCTGATTACCGATTTCAAACCGCGCGTTATCATGGTCACGCCCAGTTACATGCTGTCAATCCTCGATGCCTGCCATAAAGCCGGGATCGACCCGCGCGACACATCCTTGGCCGTGGGCATATTCGGCGCAGAGCCATGGACCAACGCCATGCGCGCCGAAATTGAACAGGCCTTCGATATGCACGCGGTCGACATTTACGGCCTGTCCGAAGTGATGGGGCCGGGCGTGGCGCAGGAATGCGTGGAAACGAAGGATGGTTTGCACCTGTGGGAAGATCACTTCTACCCCGAGATCATTGATCCTGAAACAGGCGCTGTCTTGCCCGATGGCGAGATGGGTGAGTTGGTTTTCACGACCCTGACCAAGGAAGGGCTGCCGATCATCCGCTACCGCACGCGCGACCTGACACGGCTTTTGCCGGGCACCGCGCGCTCCATGCGGCGGATCGAGAAGATCACCGGGCGAAGTGACGACATGATCATCCTGCGCGGCGTGAATATCTTTCCCACGCAGGTGGAAGAGCAAATCCTGAAATGTGCTGGCCTTGCCCCGCATTTCCAGATTGAACTGACCCGCACCGGCCGGATGGATGACATGACCATCCATGCAGAGGCCACACCGCAAGCCGCGACGGACGATGCCCGCGCCGCCAGCGCGCGCGATTTGGCACATCATGTAAAATCGACCCTTGGTGTGAGCGCGAAGGTGGTTGTCCATACCCCCGGCGGCGCGCCCCGGTCCGAGGGCAAGGCAAAGCGCGTGGTCGACAACCGCCCGAAAGCGGTCTGA
- the hppD gene encoding 4-hydroxyphenylpyruvate dioxygenase, giving the protein MGPFPHAAPRAAISAENPAGTDGFEFVEFAHPDPESLRNQFRAMGYTLTARHRHRDIELWQQGDITYVLNSDPDSHAARFATEHGPCAPAMGWRVVDARHAFDHAVAKGATPYTAPGKLLDVPAIVGIGGSLIYFIEDYGSANPYAGFEWITAPKPEGVGFYYLDHLTHNVFTGNMDRWFSFYRDLFNFREIRFFDIEGKYTGLFSRALTSPCGRIRIPINEDRGETGQIVEYLKRYNGEGIQHIAVGTEDIYSATDAIAERGIRFMPKPPQSYYDMSHDRVVGHSEPVAAMAKHGILIDGEGVVDGGETKILLQIFSKTMVGPIFFEFIQRKGDDGFGEGNFKALFESIEADQVARGVLKTG; this is encoded by the coding sequence ATGGGCCCTTTCCCGCATGCTGCCCCGCGCGCCGCCATTTCCGCCGAAAACCCCGCCGGAACCGACGGGTTTGAATTTGTCGAATTCGCGCATCCCGACCCCGAAAGCCTGCGCAACCAGTTCCGCGCCATGGGCTATACCCTGACCGCGCGGCACCGGCACCGCGATATCGAGCTATGGCAACAGGGCGATATCACCTATGTGCTGAACAGTGACCCGGACAGCCATGCCGCGCGCTTTGCGACTGAGCATGGCCCCTGCGCGCCCGCGATGGGCTGGCGGGTGGTCGATGCCCGCCATGCGTTCGACCATGCCGTGGCAAAGGGGGCCACACCTTACACCGCCCCCGGCAAGCTGCTAGATGTGCCCGCGATTGTCGGAATCGGTGGGTCATTGATCTATTTCATAGAGGATTACGGCAGTGCCAACCCCTATGCCGGGTTCGAGTGGATCACCGCGCCCAAGCCCGAAGGCGTGGGCTTCTACTATCTGGACCACCTGACGCATAACGTGTTCACCGGCAACATGGATCGCTGGTTCAGCTTCTACCGCGACCTGTTCAATTTCCGCGAGATCCGGTTTTTCGATATCGAAGGCAAATACACGGGCTTGTTCAGCCGCGCGCTGACCTCGCCTTGCGGGCGCATCCGCATTCCCATCAACGAGGACCGGGGCGAAACCGGGCAGATCGTGGAATACCTGAAGCGCTATAATGGTGAAGGCATCCAGCATATCGCCGTCGGAACCGAGGATATTTATTCGGCCACCGACGCCATTGCCGAACGCGGCATCCGCTTCATGCCCAAGCCCCCGCAAAGCTATTACGACATGAGCCATGACCGCGTTGTCGGCCATTCGGAACCGGTTGCGGCGATGGCGAAACACGGCATCCTGATTGACGGCGAAGGCGTGGTCGATGGCGGGGAAACCAAGATCCTGCTTCAGATTTTCTCGAAAACCATGGTCGGGCCGATCTTTTTCGAATTCATCCAGCGCAAAGGGGATGACGGGTTTGGAGAGGGCAATTTCAAGGCTTTGTTCGAAAGCATCGAAGCCGACCAAGTGGCGCGTGGTGTGCTGAAAACAGGGTAA
- the tig gene encoding trigger factor — MQVTETLNEGLKRGYTITVTADELAAKVDEKLVEAQPEIEMKGFRKGKVPMALLKKQFGQRLLGEAMQDAVDGAMEQHFKDSGDRPAMQPEVKMTNDAWKEGDDVVVSLSYEALPVIEMPALDGVSLEKLVVKAEDSAVQEALENLAKSAQNFDDKDGAAENGDQVTMDFVGSIDGEPFDGGAAEDFPLVLGSGQFIPGFEEQLVGVKAGDSKDATVKFPDDYGAEHLAGKEAVFACTIKAVKAPADAAIDDALAKQFGAEDLAALKSQISERLEAEYAQASRAVLKRALLDALDDAVTFDLPPSLVDAESKQIAHQLWHDANKDTTAAHDHSHGEIERTEESDKLAVRRVKLGLLLAEVGQKAEIEVTDQEMTQAVIAQARQYPGQERAFFEFIQKNQQMQQQLRAPIFEDKVVDHILEKVTVTEKEVSKDELQKAVETLEEDGE, encoded by the coding sequence ATGCAAGTCACCGAAACGCTCAACGAAGGCCTGAAGCGCGGCTATACCATTACCGTCACAGCGGATGAACTGGCCGCGAAGGTCGATGAAAAGCTGGTTGAAGCCCAGCCGGAAATCGAGATGAAGGGCTTTCGCAAGGGCAAGGTGCCTATGGCGCTGCTGAAGAAGCAGTTTGGCCAACGCCTGTTGGGCGAGGCCATGCAAGACGCCGTGGATGGTGCCATGGAACAGCATTTCAAAGACAGCGGCGACCGTCCTGCCATGCAGCCCGAGGTCAAGATGACCAATGACGCATGGAAAGAAGGCGATGATGTTGTTGTATCGCTGAGCTACGAAGCATTGCCGGTGATCGAAATGCCCGCTCTGGATGGCGTTTCGTTGGAAAAACTGGTCGTCAAGGCAGAAGATTCGGCAGTGCAGGAAGCACTGGAGAACCTTGCGAAATCGGCCCAGAATTTCGACGACAAGGACGGCGCGGCAGAAAATGGCGACCAAGTCACGATGGATTTCGTCGGCAGCATTGACGGCGAACCGTTCGACGGTGGCGCAGCCGAAGACTTCCCGCTGGTGCTGGGGTCGGGCCAGTTCATCCCCGGCTTTGAAGAACAGCTGGTGGGCGTGAAAGCGGGCGACAGCAAGGACGCGACCGTCAAGTTCCCCGATGATTACGGCGCAGAGCACCTGGCCGGAAAAGAGGCCGTGTTCGCCTGCACGATCAAGGCCGTGAAAGCCCCGGCTGACGCCGCGATTGATGACGCGTTGGCCAAGCAGTTCGGCGCAGAAGATCTGGCGGCACTGAAATCGCAGATTTCCGAACGGTTGGAAGCGGAATATGCACAAGCATCGCGCGCGGTGCTGAAACGCGCCCTGCTGGACGCTCTGGACGACGCTGTCACTTTTGACCTGCCGCCGTCTTTGGTGGATGCCGAAAGCAAGCAGATCGCGCATCAACTGTGGCACGACGCCAACAAGGACACCACCGCAGCGCATGACCATTCGCATGGCGAAATCGAGCGCACCGAGGAAAGCGACAAGCTGGCCGTGCGCCGGGTGAAGCTGGGCCTGCTGCTGGCCGAAGTCGGCCAGAAAGCCGAGATCGAAGTTACCGACCAGGAAATGACCCAAGCCGTGATCGCACAGGCCCGTCAATATCCGGGTCAGGAACGGGCGTTCTTTGAGTTCATTCAAAAGAACCAACAGATGCAGCAGCAACTGCGCGCGCCGATTTTCGAGGACAAGGTGGTTGACCATATTCTTGAGAAAGTCACCGTGACCGAAAAGGAAGTCAGCAAGGATGAGCTGCAAAAAGCCGTCGAAACGCTGGAAGAAGACGGCGAATAA
- a CDS encoding TetR family transcriptional regulator: protein MARSRAHDFEAKQRAILRAAAAVFAEAGMDKASMAQIAGRADVSKALLYHYYPGKDALIFDIIRTHLSELNAAIAAAENATLPPRDQLRALVHAVLEQYRDADDYHMVQLNGTRTLSDTQRQEIVALERAIVRRFATVIRAIHPDIDQGRPILTAVTMSLFGMMNWAYMWFRDGGPVSRADYADLATDIFLGGFERLH from the coding sequence ATGGCCCGCTCGCGCGCGCACGATTTTGAGGCAAAGCAACGCGCAATCCTGCGCGCGGCGGCGGCGGTCTTTGCCGAGGCCGGGATGGACAAGGCGTCGATGGCGCAGATCGCGGGGCGCGCCGATGTGTCCAAGGCGCTGCTCTATCATTACTATCCCGGCAAAGATGCGCTGATCTTTGACATTATCCGCACGCATCTGAGCGAGCTGAACGCCGCAATCGCGGCCGCCGAGAATGCAACCTTGCCCCCACGCGACCAATTGCGCGCGCTGGTCCATGCCGTGCTGGAGCAATACCGCGATGCCGACGATTACCACATGGTGCAACTGAACGGCACACGCACGCTGTCAGACACCCAGCGGCAGGAAATTGTCGCGCTGGAACGCGCCATCGTGCGGCGCTTTGCAACTGTGATTCGCGCAATCCATCCCGATATCGACCAAGGCCGCCCCATTCTGACTGCGGTGACCATGTCGCTATTCGGGATGATGAACTGGGCCTATATGTGGTTCCGCGACGGTGGCCCGGTATCCCGCGCGGATTATGCCGATCTGGCGACCGACATTTTCCTTGGCGGGTTCGAACGTCTGCACTGA
- a CDS encoding Lrp/AsnC family transcriptional regulator: protein MQDAIDRKILAQLQHNAMMTAQELGDHVGLSASQAARRRQRLEEQGIIEGYRARIAPERVGLGVQAFVQVQMGNHDPAGAQSFRHLLESLPEVVNAWTLTGEADYLLRIWCADLAALNTLIHARILPHAAVSRVQSQIVMDQLKQAAALPV, encoded by the coding sequence ATGCAAGACGCTATCGACCGCAAGATCCTCGCACAGCTTCAGCACAACGCCATGATGACCGCGCAAGAGCTGGGCGACCATGTGGGGCTGTCGGCGTCGCAAGCCGCGCGACGGCGGCAAAGGCTGGAAGAACAGGGCATTATCGAAGGCTACCGCGCCCGTATCGCGCCCGAGCGTGTCGGCTTGGGCGTGCAAGCCTTCGTGCAAGTTCAGATGGGCAATCACGACCCGGCGGGCGCGCAATCCTTTCGCCACCTGTTGGAAAGCCTGCCCGAAGTGGTCAATGCTTGGACCCTGACCGGAGAGGCCGATTACCTGCTGCGCATCTGGTGCGCCGATCTGGCGGCGCTGAACACGCTGATCCATGCGCGCATCCTACCCCATGCCGCCGTATCGCGGGTGCAAAGCCAGATCGTGATGGACCAGCTGAAACAGGCTGCCGCCCTGCCCGTCTGA
- the rpmB gene encoding 50S ribosomal protein L28 produces the protein MSRRCELTGKGPITGNNVSHANNKTKRRFLPNLQDVSLQSEALGRSFKLRVSSAALRSVDHRGGLDAYLAKAKDEELSSNALKIKRDLAKAASAA, from the coding sequence ATGTCGCGCCGTTGCGAACTGACCGGAAAAGGCCCGATCACGGGCAACAACGTAAGCCACGCCAACAACAAGACCAAGCGTCGTTTCCTGCCAAACCTTCAGGACGTGTCGTTGCAGTCCGAAGCGCTGGGCCGCAGCTTCAAGCTGCGCGTGTCCTCGGCGGCGCTGCGCTCGGTCGATCACCGCGGCGGGCTGGACGCCTATCTGGCAAAAGCCAAGGACGAGGAACTGTCGTCCAACGCGCTGAAGATCAAGCGTGATCTGGCCAAGGCTGCATCAGCCGCCTGA
- the meaB gene encoding methylmalonyl Co-A mutase-associated GTPase MeaB — protein MDISALAHAVLRGERRALARAITLAESGRADHRAQATELLEDLAQSGRQAIRIGLSGTPGVGKSTFIESFGLMLIERGLRVAVLAVDPSSKRTGGSILGDKTRMDHLSRAPEAFIRPSPSQSHLGGVARRTRDAVALCEAAGFDVVLVETVGVGQSETVVADLSDVFLLLLAPAGGDELQGVKRGIMEAADMIVVNKADGELKATATRTCADYAGALRLLRKRPEDPAGFPKAMTVSALENNGLPGVWEEITALVDWRRKFGHWERRRAEQARRWFEEELRETVLARLQTPLARRMSANLGAQVEAGQTSPARAAQTMLAAIWPEIATSPESLDAPKDSA, from the coding sequence ATGGACATTTCAGCACTGGCCCATGCCGTCTTGCGCGGCGAGCGGCGGGCGCTTGCCCGCGCGATCACGCTTGCGGAAAGCGGGCGCGCAGACCACCGGGCGCAGGCCACAGAACTGCTGGAAGACCTTGCGCAAAGCGGGCGGCAGGCCATTCGCATCGGGCTGTCGGGCACACCGGGCGTGGGTAAATCCACCTTCATCGAATCCTTCGGGCTAATGCTGATCGAACGCGGCTTGCGCGTGGCCGTGCTGGCGGTGGACCCGTCCAGCAAGCGCACCGGTGGGTCCATTCTGGGCGACAAGACGCGGATGGACCACCTGTCGCGCGCGCCCGAGGCCTTTATCCGACCCAGCCCCAGCCAGTCGCATCTGGGTGGCGTGGCACGCCGCACGCGCGACGCGGTGGCGCTATGCGAAGCAGCGGGCTTTGACGTGGTGCTGGTGGAAACTGTGGGCGTCGGCCAATCCGAAACCGTGGTCGCGGACCTGTCGGACGTGTTCTTGCTGCTGCTGGCTCCGGCAGGCGGTGACGAATTGCAAGGCGTGAAGCGCGGCATCATGGAAGCCGCCGACATGATTGTGGTCAACAAGGCAGATGGCGAGTTGAAAGCCACCGCCACCCGCACCTGCGCCGATTACGCGGGCGCGCTGCGCCTGCTGCGCAAACGGCCCGAAGACCCCGCCGGCTTTCCCAAGGCGATGACCGTCTCGGCACTGGAAAACAACGGGCTACCGGGCGTGTGGGAGGAAATCACGGCGCTGGTCGACTGGCGGCGCAAATTCGGCCATTGGGAGCGGCGCCGCGCCGAACAGGCCCGCCGCTGGTTCGAAGAAGAGCTGCGCGAAACCGTGCTGGCGCGCCTGCAAACGCCCCTTGCGCGCCGCATGAGCGCCAATCTGGGGGCGCAGGTCGAGGCCGGGCAGACATCGCCCGCGCGCGCGGCACAAACCATGTTGGCCGCAATCTGGCCAGAGATCGCAACATCGCCGGAATCGCTTGACGCGCCGAAGGATAGCGCCTAA
- the paaG gene encoding 2-(1,2-epoxy-1,2-dihydrophenyl)acetyl-CoA isomerase PaaG has translation MPDDLVLHRLDTGVLELVLNRPDKLNAFTPEMHMALRAQIDRAAQDGAVRAVLLTGAGRGFCAGQDLGERDPRKAGPKPDLGATIGTYYNPLIRAIRALPKPVVAAVNGVAAGAGANIALACDIVLASDMARFVQSFAKLGLVPDAGGSWALPRLLGEARAKALALTGEPLSATQAADWGLIWRAVPDDALMPEARALALKLAKGPTYGLGLTKQAIQAAATNSLDAQLDLEQDYQRRAGASADYAEGVTAFLEKRDARFTGQ, from the coding sequence ATGCCTGACGATTTGGTGCTGCACCGGTTGGATACCGGTGTGTTGGAGCTGGTGCTGAACCGGCCCGACAAGCTGAACGCTTTCACGCCTGAAATGCATATGGCCTTGCGCGCCCAGATCGACCGCGCGGCGCAGGATGGGGCCGTGCGCGCGGTGCTGCTGACCGGGGCCGGGCGCGGGTTTTGCGCAGGCCAAGACCTTGGCGAGCGCGACCCGCGCAAAGCTGGGCCAAAGCCCGATCTAGGCGCGACCATCGGCACCTATTACAACCCGCTGATCCGCGCCATACGCGCGCTGCCCAAGCCCGTGGTTGCAGCGGTGAACGGCGTTGCCGCAGGCGCAGGCGCGAATATCGCGCTGGCATGCGACATCGTGCTGGCGTCTGACATGGCGCGGTTCGTGCAGTCTTTCGCCAAGCTGGGGCTGGTGCCCGATGCGGGCGGGTCTTGGGCCTTGCCGCGCTTGTTGGGCGAAGCGCGGGCGAAAGCCTTGGCGCTGACGGGGGAACCGCTAAGCGCCACCCAAGCCGCCGATTGGGGGTTGATCTGGCGCGCGGTGCCGGATGACGCCCTGATGCCAGAGGCCCGCGCGCTGGCGTTGAAACTGGCCAAGGGGCCAACCTATGGCCTTGGCCTGACCAAGCAGGCGATTCAGGCGGCGGCGACCAACAGCCTTGATGCGCAGTTGGACCTTGAACAAGACTACCAGCGCCGCGCGGGGGCATCGGCAGATTATGCCGAAGGCGTCACCGCGTTCCTTGAAAAACGCGATGCAAGGTTCACGGGCCAATGA